In a genomic window of Mucilaginibacter sp. KACC 22063:
- a CDS encoding aminopeptidase P family protein, which translates to MTYKEKLAAIRELMRQNGIDAYIIPSADPHISEYVPDHYKCLHFASGFTGSAGTIVITHDFAGLWTDFRYFVQATEQLEGTGYDLVKLKVQHSPEYIAWLYSKLNNGAVVACNQKLLSAYLGDLITEELSDKDIKLKDYDLLAPVWENRPALPENPAFLIDAQFTGETVSSKLARLREALKSYKADSTLISSLDDIAWLLNIRGGDVSYNPVVLSFVIVDHEKASLFIENGKLNDTDLSKLANESVQVFAYNEIENAISEIPAEHTVFIDPKRNCYALYKLLKTTSIVKNINPTTHFKAVKNATEVEHMRTAMVKDGVAMTRFMKWIEENLGKTHITELSASKQLADFRAEQDGFAGVSFNTIGGYNAHGALPHYAATTESDSEIVADGLFLVDSGGQYHYGTTDITRMVPLGNNTEEHKQDYTLVLKAMIEGSATIYPKGTRGYQIDAICRKPLWDYAINYGHGTGHGIGFYLNVHEGPQVLNPTSVEISLETGMITSIEPGIYRPGKHGVRIENLVLTIAQTENEFGEFYAFETLTLALIDTTLIKKELLESRHIAWLNNYHQQVVEKLTPHLTAEESAWLKEKAKPII; encoded by the coding sequence ATGACTTACAAAGAAAAACTGGCTGCCATAAGGGAACTGATGCGCCAGAACGGCATCGATGCCTATATTATCCCCTCTGCTGATCCGCATATCAGCGAATACGTCCCCGATCATTACAAATGCCTGCACTTTGCTTCAGGGTTTACAGGTTCTGCCGGGACAATTGTAATTACGCACGATTTTGCCGGTTTGTGGACAGACTTCAGGTATTTTGTACAAGCAACAGAGCAATTAGAAGGCACTGGTTATGATCTTGTGAAACTTAAAGTACAACACTCACCTGAATATATTGCGTGGTTATATAGCAAGTTAAATAATGGTGCTGTGGTAGCCTGCAATCAAAAACTGCTATCTGCCTATTTAGGAGATCTGATAACCGAAGAATTGAGTGATAAAGATATTAAGCTAAAAGATTATGACCTTTTAGCGCCGGTTTGGGAAAACCGCCCAGCACTACCTGAAAATCCTGCATTTTTGATTGATGCCCAATTTACCGGCGAAACTGTAAGCAGCAAATTAGCAAGATTACGAGAAGCTTTAAAATCTTACAAAGCAGATAGCACTCTGATCTCGTCTTTAGATGATATCGCATGGCTGCTGAACATTCGTGGAGGCGATGTAAGCTACAACCCTGTAGTGCTTAGCTTTGTAATTGTTGATCACGAAAAGGCATCGTTATTCATTGAAAACGGCAAGTTGAATGATACAGATTTGAGTAAGCTTGCCAATGAAAGCGTACAGGTTTTTGCATACAATGAGATTGAAAATGCAATTAGTGAAATACCGGCTGAACATACTGTATTTATAGATCCTAAACGTAATTGCTACGCTTTGTACAAATTGCTGAAGACTACCAGCATTGTAAAAAACATCAATCCTACTACACATTTTAAAGCGGTAAAAAACGCAACAGAAGTTGAGCACATGCGTACAGCCATGGTGAAAGACGGCGTTGCCATGACACGTTTTATGAAATGGATTGAGGAAAACTTAGGCAAAACACATATTACCGAGCTTTCAGCTTCAAAGCAACTGGCTGATTTTAGGGCTGAACAGGATGGCTTTGCAGGCGTAAGTTTTAACACCATAGGCGGCTACAATGCTCATGGTGCTTTGCCTCACTATGCAGCTACGACTGAGTCTGATAGCGAAATTGTAGCAGATGGCTTGTTCTTGGTAGATTCTGGCGGCCAATATCATTATGGCACTACAGACATAACCAGGATGGTGCCGCTTGGTAACAATACCGAAGAGCACAAACAGGATTATACCCTGGTTTTAAAAGCGATGATTGAAGGCAGTGCCACGATTTATCCAAAAGGCACAAGAGGTTACCAGATTGATGCCATATGCCGCAAACCATTGTGGGATTATGCCATTAATTACGGGCATGGTACCGGCCACGGCATTGGATTTTACCTTAACGTACACGAAGGTCCGCAGGTGCTTAACCCAACAAGTGTAGAAATTTCGCTTGAAACAGGTATGATCACCTCTATTGAACCGGGTATTTACCGCCCCGGCAAGCATGGTGTACGTATAGAAAACCTGGTGCTAACTATCGCACAAACCGAAAACGAATTCGGTGAATTCTATGCCTTTGAAACTTTGACCTTAGCTTTAATAGATACTACATTAATCAAAAAGGAGCTGTTGGAAAGCCGCCACATTGCCTGGTTAAACAACTATCATCAGCAAGTGGTAGAAAAACTTACCCCGCACCTTACAGCAGAAGAAAGCGCCTGGCTTAAAGAAAAAGCCAAGCCTATCATCTAA
- a CDS encoding DUF5695 domain-containing protein, with amino-acid sequence MKHKRQTISKKFNHQLALLMGAAFVLITIVPNGVSAQSPWEKLEKRPSTLGLENGTQTLHGGKFTLKLAKASQTVAALSPDSEPNFDFTPGERLKVRSSDSLYHLGDINLRIKRAGDTTWTRYSTAAKRKAIVALPATGNVLAVADLTNTLPASIPVDVKRYWLIDKGILTMQFRITNTSKEDVEIGDLGMPVIFNNIMEGKTLEAAHATNVFYDPYIGEDAGYLQVTRLSGHGPALIVIPSGHTPFEAYNPLLDDRTPRGITFEGFYEWMVHSKASAGKEWKAAEPWNLPTSHIIKPNETYTVGLSFILSNSIKNIENTLAAYKRPVAVGVPGYVLPQDVDARLFLRYGHEVKSINAEPAKSLQVQKLADVKPGVQTYSVKGITWGRARLTITYDDGIVQTINYKVVKPEATLVKDFGRFLTNEQWYENDKDPFGRNHSVITYDYEKHAQVTQDGRVWISGLSDEGGAGSWLGAMMKEFVEPDKTEVNKLQLFVNHTIWGGLQHNSGPDKYGVKKSMFYYQPDSLPPGTYDKSINYNTWAAWNHKAANDIGRSYNYPHVAAAHWVLYRLARNHVGLVTEKDWQFYLTNAYGTAMGMVKLAPYYVQFGQMEGTVFYMILNDLKAEGWTKQAQLLEAEMKKRALHWSTLQYPFGSEMPWDSTGQEEVYVWSKYFGYNDKADVTINAILGYMPTIPHWGYNGSARRYWDFLYGGKLSRIERQLHHYGSGINAIPMLMDYRTHPKDLYMLRVGYGGTMGAISNINQDGFGSAAFHSFPSTLKPDGLSGDYGPNFFGYAMNTATYILNDANLGWLAFGGNLTKSGDEVNTKVTTAAKSSLFIAPAGLWITLNAGEIKDAKYNIRTGAVTLILENADAYTPVAYVKIEQNLPSAKKYILKGYSLNQRKLYAVKLSKSSTTTVVATSN; translated from the coding sequence ATGAAACACAAACGGCAAACCATAAGTAAAAAGTTTAATCATCAGTTGGCTCTTTTAATGGGGGCTGCCTTTGTGCTTATCACAATTGTTCCAAACGGTGTTAGCGCGCAGTCCCCGTGGGAAAAACTGGAGAAGCGCCCATCAACCTTAGGTTTGGAAAACGGCACCCAAACTTTGCATGGCGGCAAATTTACACTCAAGCTTGCTAAAGCTTCGCAAACTGTTGCTGCACTATCGCCTGACAGTGAACCTAATTTTGATTTTACTCCCGGCGAACGTTTAAAGGTGAGGAGCAGTGACAGCCTTTACCATCTCGGAGATATTAATCTGAGAATCAAAAGAGCCGGTGATACCACATGGACCCGTTATTCTACAGCCGCTAAAAGAAAAGCGATTGTTGCTTTACCGGCTACAGGTAACGTGCTTGCCGTTGCTGATCTTACAAATACACTTCCTGCGAGTATCCCGGTTGATGTTAAGCGCTATTGGTTAATAGACAAAGGTATATTAACGATGCAGTTCAGGATAACAAATACCAGTAAAGAAGATGTGGAGATTGGCGACCTGGGCATGCCTGTGATTTTTAATAACATTATGGAAGGTAAAACGCTGGAAGCTGCTCATGCCACTAACGTGTTCTATGATCCATATATTGGTGAAGATGCCGGTTATTTGCAGGTAACACGCTTAAGCGGTCATGGACCCGCATTAATTGTTATACCGTCGGGACATACACCATTTGAAGCTTACAATCCATTATTGGATGATCGTACACCACGCGGTATTACTTTTGAAGGTTTTTACGAATGGATGGTGCACAGCAAGGCATCTGCCGGTAAGGAGTGGAAAGCCGCCGAACCGTGGAATTTGCCAACATCGCATATCATAAAACCAAATGAGACTTACACAGTAGGTTTAAGCTTTATACTATCTAATAGTATCAAGAACATCGAGAATACACTTGCCGCTTATAAAAGGCCGGTTGCTGTAGGTGTACCAGGCTATGTGCTTCCGCAGGATGTTGATGCCCGCTTATTTTTAAGATATGGGCATGAGGTTAAATCTATTAACGCAGAACCTGCTAAATCATTACAGGTTCAGAAATTAGCAGATGTTAAGCCGGGCGTTCAAACTTATAGTGTAAAAGGTATTACATGGGGCAGGGCAAGGCTCACCATCACTTATGATGATGGCATTGTTCAAACTATCAATTATAAAGTAGTAAAACCGGAAGCTACTTTAGTAAAAGATTTTGGCAGGTTTTTAACTAACGAGCAATGGTACGAAAACGACAAAGATCCTTTTGGACGTAACCATTCTGTAATTACGTATGATTATGAAAAACATGCGCAGGTAACACAGGATGGCCGTGTATGGATTTCCGGATTAAGTGACGAGGGCGGAGCAGGCAGTTGGCTGGGTGCCATGATGAAGGAGTTTGTAGAGCCGGATAAAACCGAAGTTAATAAGCTGCAATTGTTTGTGAATCATACGATTTGGGGCGGATTGCAACATAATAGCGGCCCTGATAAATATGGCGTTAAAAAAAGTATGTTTTATTATCAGCCTGATTCACTGCCACCGGGTACTTATGATAAAAGCATAAACTATAACACATGGGCTGCATGGAACCATAAGGCTGCTAATGATATTGGTCGTTCTTATAATTATCCGCATGTGGCTGCTGCTCATTGGGTATTATATCGTTTAGCGCGCAACCATGTTGGTTTGGTTACAGAGAAAGACTGGCAGTTTTATTTAACCAATGCTTATGGTACGGCTATGGGCATGGTTAAGCTGGCACCGTATTATGTACAGTTCGGTCAGATGGAGGGTACTGTATTTTATATGATACTAAATGACCTGAAGGCAGAAGGCTGGACTAAACAAGCACAGCTGTTAGAAGCTGAAATGAAAAAGAGAGCCTTACACTGGAGTACCCTGCAATATCCTTTCGGCAGTGAAATGCCGTGGGATTCAACCGGACAGGAAGAGGTTTACGTATGGTCTAAATACTTTGGGTACAACGATAAAGCAGATGTAACCATCAATGCCATATTAGGATACATGCCTACTATACCGCATTGGGGCTACAATGGTTCTGCACGCCGCTACTGGGACTTTTTATATGGGGGAAAACTATCAAGGATTGAACGCCAGCTGCACCATTATGGCTCTGGTATAAATGCTATACCGATGCTTATGGATTATCGTACGCATCCTAAAGATCTATATATGTTAAGAGTAGGTTATGGTGGTACAATGGGTGCTATCTCTAACATTAACCAGGATGGTTTCGGTTCGGCTGCTTTCCACTCGTTCCCATCAACCCTTAAACCTGATGGCTTGTCTGGCGATTATGGCCCTAACTTTTTTGGCTATGCCATGAACACAGCCACTTATATTTTAAATGATGCTAACCTGGGCTGGCTTGCATTCGGTGGAAACCTTACCAAATCTGGCGACGAAGTGAACACAAAAGTAACCACTGCTGCCAAATCAAGTCTGTTTATTGCACCAGCTGGTTTATGGATCACGCTAAATGCAGGTGAAATAAAGGATGCAAAATATAATATCCGCACAGGTGCTGTTACTCTTATACTTGAAAATGCAGATGCATATACCCCAGTTGCCTATGTAAAAATTGAGCAAAATTTACCTTCTGCTAAAAAATATATACTAAAAGGATATAGTTTAAATCAGCGGAAACTATATGCTGTAAAACTTAGCAAATCATCAACAACTACAGTTGTAGCTACCTCTAATTAA
- a CDS encoding ABC transporter transmembrane domain-containing protein codes for MRNHHQTTLLTPWQKLLRMLHYERSTINYIFIYAILIGLIGLTLPLGTTAVFNLLSNGALYSSTYILIAAILIGILVGGFFLVAQLSLVEVVEQRIFAKVAMEFAYRLPLIKKQALEGENPPELVNRFFDVLTIQKGLTKLLVDIIAAAVQIFFSAILLSFYHPFFIAFGILVTLAIIVIIALYFKRGVDTSIEESEYKYEVVAYLENVASDLESYRGDDEKRKQVLAKTDEITANYLQARNDHFTVLKRFFASAIVIRTLLMGGLLLLGSYFVVERQMSFGQFVAAEVIVVQITYAIEKLMTNMNTVFDMVTGSEKLSVVTDLDIEEGKVQHG; via the coding sequence ATGAGAAATCATCACCAAACAACCTTGCTCACGCCATGGCAAAAGCTGTTGCGTATGCTTCACTATGAGCGTTCAACAATTAATTACATTTTTATATACGCTATTTTAATAGGTCTCATTGGCCTTACCCTGCCTTTGGGTACTACCGCAGTTTTCAACTTGCTTTCGAATGGGGCGTTATATAGCTCAACATACATATTAATAGCTGCCATACTTATTGGTATACTGGTTGGCGGATTTTTCCTGGTAGCACAGCTATCCTTGGTTGAAGTGGTAGAGCAGAGGATATTTGCCAAAGTAGCTATGGAATTTGCATACCGCCTGCCGCTAATTAAAAAACAGGCTTTGGAGGGCGAAAATCCACCGGAACTGGTTAACCGGTTTTTTGATGTACTTACCATTCAAAAGGGGCTCACCAAATTGTTGGTGGATATTATAGCTGCAGCGGTACAGATCTTTTTCAGTGCCATACTGCTTTCTTTTTATCATCCGTTTTTTATTGCTTTTGGTATACTGGTTACACTGGCTATCATAGTTATTATAGCGCTATACTTTAAACGTGGTGTTGATACCAGCATTGAGGAATCTGAATACAAATATGAAGTAGTAGCCTACCTCGAAAACGTAGCATCAGACCTGGAGAGCTACCGTGGGGACGATGAAAAGCGTAAGCAAGTACTTGCAAAAACCGACGAGATTACCGCGAACTACTTACAAGCACGTAATGATCATTTCACTGTTTTAAAGCGGTTTTTTGCCAGCGCCATTGTCATTCGTACTCTACTGATGGGCGGTTTATTATTACTGGGATCTTATTTCGTAGTTGAGCGCCAAATGTCTTTCGGCCAGTTTGTGGCAGCCGAGGTAATTGTGGTGCAGATCACCTATGCAATTGAAAAATTAATGACCAACATGAACACTGTATTTGATATGGTAACCGGTAGCGAAAAATTATCTGTGGTTACCGATCTGGATATTGAAGAAGGGAAGGTACAACATGGCTAA
- a CDS encoding HlyD family secretion protein, which translates to MAKKSPALEQIDNWEQMFTQSSATVLPAKGPRTLGRLLIVLLVIIVIILFLPWRQTIPGRGTVTALRPQDRPQTVQNQIGGRIERWAVREGQEVKKGDTILVISETSQSYFDPQLPERLKEQLNAKQGSEKAALAKIEATNAQIAALNKGLKFQLTSAENKVKQAENYVDIDKADLTAVQKFYDVSKARLDRYEAGYKNGLFSLTDIESRRLKLQEDYAKVISQQNKLNNSRQNLLNARIELDNIRAKYQESLAKTQSDLSSAVSSRASVQGEIAKLRNDISNVDIRRGLYIVRAPQSGYVVKTLKAGIGENIKEGESIATLQPKMPMVAAELYVRAMDVPLILDTSDVRLQFEGWPSIQFAGWPSVAVGTFAGKIFSIDRVSSSGGKYRILVKQALPVPSKDEPWPAQLRQGSGVYGRIILRSVPVWYEIWRQLNGFPPSLEKEPAKENTDGKDKKG; encoded by the coding sequence ATGGCTAAGAAATCACCTGCTTTAGAGCAAATCGATAACTGGGAACAAATGTTTACCCAGTCGTCTGCTACAGTTTTACCTGCTAAAGGACCTCGTACATTAGGCAGGTTGCTGATCGTGTTATTGGTCATCATCGTGATCATATTGTTTTTACCGTGGCGGCAAACCATCCCCGGGCGGGGAACAGTTACTGCGTTGCGCCCGCAAGACAGGCCGCAGACCGTACAAAATCAAATTGGCGGCCGCATAGAGCGCTGGGCAGTACGCGAAGGACAGGAAGTTAAAAAAGGGGATACCATCCTGGTTATTTCCGAAACCAGTCAGTCATATTTTGACCCGCAATTACCCGAGCGTTTAAAGGAACAGCTAAATGCAAAGCAAGGAAGCGAAAAAGCTGCCCTTGCAAAAATAGAAGCAACCAATGCACAGATTGCAGCTTTAAATAAAGGGCTAAAATTTCAGCTTACGTCTGCCGAGAATAAGGTAAAGCAGGCTGAAAACTATGTTGATATTGATAAGGCCGATCTGACGGCTGTTCAAAAGTTTTATGACGTAAGTAAGGCGCGGTTAGACCGTTACGAGGCTGGTTACAAGAATGGGTTGTTCTCTTTAACAGATATCGAATCGCGCAGACTGAAGTTGCAGGAAGATTATGCCAAGGTGATTAGCCAGCAAAATAAGCTGAACAACTCGCGTCAGAATCTTTTAAACGCTCGTATTGAGTTAGACAACATTAGGGCTAAATACCAGGAATCACTTGCCAAAACACAATCAGACCTAAGCTCGGCAGTATCCAGCAGGGCCAGTGTACAAGGTGAGATAGCAAAACTGCGCAATGATATATCAAATGTGGATATACGCAGAGGCTTATACATTGTACGTGCGCCACAGAGCGGTTATGTTGTTAAGACCCTGAAAGCCGGTATAGGTGAGAATATTAAGGAGGGCGAATCTATTGCTACCCTTCAACCTAAAATGCCTATGGTAGCTGCCGAACTTTATGTAAGAGCAATGGATGTTCCGTTGATCTTAGATACCAGTGATGTAAGGCTACAATTTGAGGGCTGGCCGTCTATACAGTTTGCTGGTTGGCCGTCAGTAGCGGTAGGTACCTTTGCCGGTAAAATATTTTCCATTGACCGCGTAAGCAGCAGTGGTGGCAAGTACAGGATATTGGTAAAACAAGCATTACCTGTTCCGTCAAAAGATGAACCATGGCCAGCACAGTTACGCCAGGGGTCTGGAGTGTATGGCCGCATCATTTTACGCTCGGTACCGGTATGGTACGAGATATGGCGACAGCTGAACGGTTTCCCGCCAAGTCTTGAAAAAGAGCCGGCAAAAGAAAATACCGATGGTAAAGATAAAAAAGGTTGA
- a CDS encoding TolC family protein, which yields MYRPHIKVKQIGLLLVMLLNFAVAWAQNKPTADTTKVFSLEDLRMMVFRYHPIIKQAALFTQTAKANVLQSLGYFDPALKASFGSKMFGNTEYYNHWDSELKVPLWLAGADLKVGYDRNVGTYTNPETRTSLDGLTGVGISIPLGQGLIIDSRRNTLRQAKIMVQYAEAEQVKQVNGTWYEIVKDYWAWYYAYRQLVLSQEGVELAERRFKAVNTQTKLGDKASIDSVEAYITVQERIVQLDKNKVELQNARLLLSNHLWNEEGSPLELPADAIPQMVGVNIEKPSRMVLDTLVQKAANQHPELVKLRTKGSQLAVERSYRQEMLKPKINVSGTLLSKRRSFDSYVPGYYDYNWSNYKVGLDFVFPLFLRSERGKLREVKLKQQQLDYDIQQSGREIKNDVLSAYNDLTAYEAQINVQAQSVKNQEALLKGEMQKFELGESTLFLINSRETKLIDMRIKLESMIAGYEKSLAALYYKAGSRQQL from the coding sequence ATGTATAGACCACATATAAAGGTTAAGCAAATTGGCTTGTTGCTGGTGATGCTGCTCAACTTTGCAGTAGCGTGGGCACAAAACAAGCCAACTGCTGATACCACAAAAGTTTTTTCACTCGAAGATTTAAGGATGATGGTATTCAGGTATCATCCCATTATAAAACAGGCCGCGTTATTTACACAAACAGCCAAAGCTAACGTATTACAATCGCTGGGTTATTTTGATCCGGCGCTGAAAGCCAGTTTCGGTAGCAAAATGTTCGGCAATACAGAATATTATAACCACTGGGATAGCGAGCTTAAAGTGCCGCTATGGTTAGCAGGCGCAGACTTAAAAGTAGGCTACGACCGTAATGTGGGTACCTATACTAATCCTGAAACCCGTACCAGTTTAGACGGATTAACGGGGGTAGGTATCAGTATACCATTAGGTCAGGGTTTAATTATCGACTCCAGGCGGAACACGCTTCGTCAGGCTAAAATTATGGTGCAATATGCCGAAGCCGAGCAGGTAAAACAAGTGAACGGCACCTGGTATGAAATTGTTAAGGATTATTGGGCATGGTATTATGCTTATCGCCAGTTGGTACTTTCACAGGAAGGGGTGGAGCTGGCCGAGCGCCGTTTTAAAGCAGTAAATACACAGACAAAATTAGGCGATAAAGCTTCGATTGATTCTGTTGAGGCTTACATCACCGTGCAGGAGCGTATTGTGCAACTGGATAAAAACAAGGTGGAGTTGCAAAACGCAAGGCTGTTATTATCAAATCACTTATGGAATGAAGAGGGTAGCCCGCTTGAATTACCTGCTGACGCTATACCACAGATGGTTGGCGTAAACATTGAAAAGCCAAGCCGTATGGTACTTGATACTTTGGTACAAAAGGCAGCCAACCAACATCCGGAGTTAGTAAAGTTACGTACTAAAGGCAGCCAGTTAGCGGTAGAACGCAGTTACCGCCAGGAGATGCTGAAACCCAAGATCAACGTATCGGGTACGCTGTTATCTAAGCGCCGCAGCTTCGATTCTTACGTTCCAGGTTATTATGATTACAACTGGAGCAATTACAAAGTGGGGCTTGATTTTGTGTTCCCCTTGTTCTTGCGTTCAGAACGAGGTAAGCTAAGGGAAGTAAAGCTGAAGCAACAACAGTTGGATTATGACATTCAGCAGTCTGGCAGGGAGATTAAAAACGATGTCCTTTCTGCTTACAACGACCTTACTGCTTATGAGGCACAGATAAACGTGCAGGCGCAAAGCGTAAAAAACCAGGAAGCACTGCTTAAAGGCGAAATGCAAAAGTTTGAACTGGGAGAAAGTACCCTGTTCCTGATCAACAGCCGCGAAACAAAGCTGATTGATATGCGAATTAAACTGGAAAGTATGATTGCCGGTTATGAAAAATCACTCGCCGCATTATATTACAAAGCGGGTAGCAGGCAACAGCTATAA
- a CDS encoding metallophosphoesterase, whose product MAKRLPLILLLFLVGDIYFYQAVTTLTQNSLLNFSYWLIDILLITGIVSIVFVRRAGNNVQRLIAVLMAAMLLIFIPKLFSAPILLAEDVVRMFSGFPPRSIYVSEATLAFAGIIFLVILFGLTRGKHFYRVRRETIYFPDLPQVFDGFTITQLSDIHSGSFDDAKGVKKGIDLVNAQKSDLLLFTGDLVNNMATEMDPWTPLFKKLEAPYGKYSVLGNHDYGDYIKWESISAKEANLKRLKAVHGEMGFKLLLNETVTISKEGQSIALIGVENWGKGGFHKYGDLRKATASIPANSFKILMSHDPSHWDEVVLDHDQHVHLTLSGHTHGMQFGIELFGLSGAR is encoded by the coding sequence ATGGCAAAAAGGCTCCCTCTAATACTACTGCTCTTCCTGGTGGGCGATATTTATTTTTACCAGGCTGTTACTACTCTTACTCAAAACTCACTGCTTAATTTCAGTTACTGGCTTATTGATATACTGCTTATTACAGGTATTGTATCTATTGTATTTGTGCGCAGGGCAGGTAATAATGTGCAACGTTTAATTGCAGTACTAATGGCAGCAATGCTGCTTATATTTATACCCAAACTGTTTTCTGCACCGATATTATTAGCTGAAGATGTAGTCAGAATGTTTAGTGGCTTTCCACCCAGAAGCATTTATGTGAGCGAGGCTACGCTTGCATTTGCAGGTATCATCTTCCTGGTTATTCTTTTTGGCTTAACCCGTGGTAAGCATTTTTACAGGGTAAGGCGGGAAACGATCTATTTCCCTGATCTTCCACAGGTGTTTGATGGATTTACCATTACACAGTTATCAGATATACATTCTGGCAGTTTTGATGATGCTAAAGGTGTAAAAAAGGGCATTGACCTGGTGAACGCTCAAAAAAGCGATTTGCTCTTATTTACAGGCGATCTGGTCAACAACATGGCTACAGAAATGGACCCTTGGACACCTTTATTCAAAAAGTTAGAGGCGCCTTACGGTAAGTACTCGGTATTGGGTAACCATGATTATGGTGATTACATTAAATGGGAGAGTATTTCGGCTAAAGAAGCTAACCTGAAACGACTGAAAGCTGTACATGGTGAAATGGGCTTTAAGCTTTTGCTGAACGAGACGGTTACCATCAGTAAAGAAGGTCAAAGCATCGCGCTTATAGGTGTAGAAAACTGGGGCAAAGGTGGGTTTCACAAATACGGTGATTTGAGAAAAGCAACGGCAAGTATCCCTGCCAACTCCTTCAAAATATTAATGTCGCATGATCCTTCGCACTGGGACGAAGTGGTTTTAGATCACGATCAGCATGTGCATTTAACCCTTTCAGGCCATACGCATGGTATGCAATTCGGTATAGAGCTGTTTGGCTTAAGTGGAGCCCGATAA